Proteins encoded within one genomic window of Hahella chejuensis KCTC 2396:
- the pstB gene encoding phosphate ABC transporter ATP-binding protein PstB: MTNQNVVNEEQPFNESKHRSHGIDISAIERSMEDLSIDNETIALEVNKLKLFYGEKEALHGIDLSIPQKRVTAFIGPSGCGKSTLLRCFNRMNDLVDGCRIDGQILLEQEDIYRKGVDVAELRRRVGMVFQKPNPFPKTIYENVAYGLRIQGINKKRILDETVEWALKSAALWDEVKDRLNDSALGLSGGQQQRLVIARTVAVKPEVLLLDEPASALDPLSTLKIEELIHELKNDYTIVIVTHNMQQAARVSDYTAFMYMGDLIEFGSTNQLFTNPSCKQTEDYITGRYG, from the coding sequence ATGACCAATCAGAACGTAGTGAACGAAGAGCAGCCATTCAACGAATCCAAGCACCGTTCTCACGGTATCGACATTAGCGCGATCGAGCGCTCGATGGAGGATTTGTCGATCGACAATGAGACGATCGCCCTTGAGGTGAACAAACTCAAGCTGTTCTACGGCGAGAAAGAAGCGTTACACGGCATTGATCTGAGCATCCCGCAGAAGCGGGTGACGGCGTTCATCGGTCCGTCAGGTTGTGGTAAGTCCACCCTGCTGCGTTGTTTCAACCGAATGAACGATCTGGTGGACGGTTGTCGCATTGACGGCCAGATCCTGCTGGAGCAGGAAGACATTTACCGCAAGGGAGTGGATGTGGCGGAATTGCGTCGTCGGGTGGGTATGGTGTTCCAGAAGCCGAACCCATTCCCCAAGACCATCTATGAGAACGTGGCTTACGGGCTCAGAATCCAGGGCATCAACAAGAAGCGCATCCTGGATGAGACCGTTGAATGGGCGCTCAAGTCTGCGGCGTTGTGGGATGAAGTGAAGGACCGCTTGAATGACAGCGCTTTGGGCCTGTCCGGTGGTCAGCAGCAGCGTTTGGTTATCGCCCGCACTGTGGCGGTGAAACCGGAAGTTCTTTTGCTTGACGAACCTGCATCGGCTCTTGACCCGCTATCGACGCTGAAGATCGAAGAGCTGATCCATGAGCTGAAAAACGATTACACCATCGTCATCGTCACCCATAATATGCAGCAGGCGGCGCGGGTATCGGACTATACTGCGTTCATGTACATGGGCGACCTGATTGAATTCGGCAGCACCAACCAGCTGTTCACCAATCCGTCCTGCAAGCAGACAGAAGATTATATTACCGGGCGTTACGGGTAA
- the phoU gene encoding phosphate signaling complex protein PhoU: protein MANSDVHLQHISQQFNVDLRELRNHVLVMGGLVEKQVADAVEALVRGDSELAEMVRQNDNDVDKLELTIDEECTRVIAKRQPTASDLRLVVAIAKMVNDLERIGDESEKIAKNALQLLEEGEAPRGYVEVRHIGSHVGKMVHDALDAFARFDLDLAFEVMKEDKSVDIEYKTAMRSLVTFMMEDPRSISRILSVMWVLRALERIGDHARNICEHVIFMVKGKDVRHASLEKTEKLIERS, encoded by the coding sequence ATGGCGAACTCAGACGTTCATTTGCAGCATATTTCTCAACAGTTCAATGTCGATTTGCGGGAGCTTCGGAACCATGTTCTGGTGATGGGCGGCCTGGTGGAAAAGCAGGTGGCGGACGCGGTTGAGGCATTGGTGCGAGGGGATTCCGAACTGGCCGAAATGGTGCGCCAGAATGACAATGACGTCGATAAACTGGAACTTACCATTGATGAGGAATGCACCAGGGTGATCGCCAAGCGCCAGCCTACGGCGAGCGATTTGCGCCTGGTGGTGGCGATTGCGAAAATGGTTAACGACCTGGAGCGCATCGGCGATGAGTCGGAGAAAATCGCCAAGAACGCGCTGCAATTGCTGGAAGAAGGCGAAGCGCCGCGGGGTTACGTGGAAGTGCGTCATATCGGCAGCCATGTCGGAAAAATGGTGCATGACGCACTGGACGCCTTCGCCCGTTTTGATTTGGACTTGGCCTTTGAAGTCATGAAAGAAGACAAGTCAGTGGACATCGAGTATAAAACCGCGATGCGTTCACTGGTGACGTTCATGATGGAAGATCCGCGCAGTATCTCCCGAATCCTTAGCGTCATGTGGGTGTTGCGTGCGCTGGAGCGCATCGGCGACCACGCCAGAAATATCTGTGAGCACGTGATTTTCATGGTGAAGGGTAAGGATGTGCGCCATGCTTCTCTGGAGAAAACCGAGAAGCTTATCGAAAGATCCTGA
- a CDS encoding gamma-glutamylcyclotransferase family protein encodes MSTPLFCYGTLRHPHVMQRLLGWTPEASAARLPGYRCLQVVGKAYPGLWRDRNADCTGYLYHGLTQHDITRLDHYEGDDYVRRYCMVRTPGGGRLIAWVYLYRRPEKLTTRIWRYETFLRDSLVNYLGEL; translated from the coding sequence TTGTCTACGCCGCTTTTTTGTTATGGCACGTTACGTCACCCTCATGTGATGCAACGGCTGTTAGGCTGGACGCCGGAAGCCTCCGCCGCCAGACTGCCGGGATATCGTTGTTTACAGGTTGTCGGAAAGGCCTATCCTGGCCTTTGGCGCGACCGGAATGCAGATTGCACTGGTTACCTCTACCACGGCCTGACTCAGCATGACATCACCCGCCTTGACCACTATGAAGGCGATGATTACGTCCGTCGTTACTGCATGGTAAGGACGCCTGGAGGCGGCCGCCTTATTGCCTGGGTCTACCTTTACCGCCGGCCCGAAAAACTGACCACCCGTATCTGGCGTTACGAAACCTTTCTGCGGGATAGTCTGGTTAACTATCTTGGTGAATTGTAG
- a CDS encoding DUF2059 domain-containing protein has product MKLFRAVFCLLSALLLSAPVFAVKSDASLSANLLAQTGVDELLSRYPDMIKTGIRANIRRTGASEDLMDLFERVVDGAYQADDLQSQVERRLEQQLSPAEMRHILQWYRSPIGQKIVAAELNAMSTEEYAEAQKRMESLSEENKGGEREHLFSAYDRATRATDSMLDNTVTIQLAMAAAITSVVKGPELPSYHDLKRVIEERRFSMRGMVGQQVYLNYLYTYRNVPLTDMKDYIAFARTDAGSRFVEALKTALFDVLEERSEMLGERLNQLAGAQ; this is encoded by the coding sequence ATGAAGTTGTTCCGCGCTGTTTTCTGTCTGTTGTCCGCTCTTCTACTTTCCGCTCCTGTTTTCGCCGTTAAATCGGACGCCTCGCTATCCGCAAATTTGCTGGCTCAAACAGGTGTGGATGAATTGCTGTCGCGCTATCCGGATATGATTAAAACCGGAATACGCGCCAACATCCGACGCACTGGCGCGTCGGAAGATCTGATGGACCTGTTTGAACGGGTGGTGGATGGCGCTTATCAGGCGGACGACCTGCAAAGTCAGGTCGAGAGACGCCTGGAGCAGCAGCTATCGCCAGCGGAAATGCGTCATATTTTGCAGTGGTATCGGTCCCCAATCGGTCAGAAAATCGTGGCGGCGGAGCTTAACGCTATGAGCACGGAGGAATACGCCGAGGCGCAGAAAAGAATGGAGAGCCTGAGCGAGGAAAACAAAGGCGGCGAGAGGGAGCATCTGTTCTCCGCCTATGATCGCGCCACCCGGGCGACGGACTCCATGCTGGATAATACAGTCACAATCCAATTGGCTATGGCCGCCGCAATAACCTCTGTAGTGAAAGGTCCAGAGTTGCCTTCATATCATGATCTGAAAAGGGTGATTGAAGAGCGCCGCTTCTCCATGCGAGGCATGGTGGGACAGCAAGTCTATCTGAACTACCTCTATACCTATCGAAACGTACCGCTCACAGACATGAAGGACTACATTGCGTTCGCTCGCACCGACGCGGGATCGCGTTTTGTGGAAGCGTTAAAGACAGCTTTGTTTGATGTGCTGGAAGAACGTTCAGAGATGCTAGGGGAAAGATTGAACCAATTGGCTGGGGCGCAGTAA
- the nhaD gene encoding sodium:proton antiporter NhaD, with amino-acid sequence MRKLPLLLGGLLCMAGPVWASEGGMFVLDATDSPKAILAVIIFIVAYIAVMAEEVLHLRKSKPVIFAAGLIWVLVASVAQDMGRSDDEIHNAVSHNLLEYGALFLFLLVAMTFINAMEERHVFESLRSYLVHKGMSYRKLFWVTGWLAFFISPVADNLTTALLMGAVIMAVGGRDTRFVSLAMVNVVVGANAGGAFSPFGDITTLMVWASKKVQFEEFFALFIPSVLNFVTPALIMNFFLPNGVPSGHGGLVPIKRGGLRICALFLLTIATAVCFERFFHLPPFLGMMTGMSVLMFFAYFLRKTGTVEDDIQFDIFRRVARAEWDTLLFFFGVIFCVGGLATLGYLQMMSHGMYDNWGPTIANIVAGTISAVVDNIPVMFAIISMEPDMDVSQWLLITLTAGVGGSLLSIGSAAGVALMGQSKGSYTFLSHLKWSWAILIGYGVSIAAHLAINGT; translated from the coding sequence ATGAGAAAACTTCCACTTCTGCTGGGCGGTCTGCTGTGCATGGCCGGTCCTGTTTGGGCCTCTGAAGGAGGCATGTTCGTCCTCGACGCCACTGACTCACCCAAGGCGATACTCGCCGTCATAATTTTTATCGTCGCTTATATCGCCGTCATGGCGGAAGAAGTATTGCATTTAAGGAAATCCAAGCCGGTTATTTTCGCCGCTGGATTAATCTGGGTCCTGGTGGCCAGCGTGGCTCAGGACATGGGACGCAGCGATGACGAAATCCACAACGCCGTCTCTCACAATTTGTTGGAGTACGGCGCTTTATTCTTATTTCTATTGGTGGCGATGACTTTCATCAATGCGATGGAAGAGCGCCATGTCTTCGAGTCCTTACGCTCGTATCTGGTGCACAAGGGCATGAGCTATCGTAAGCTGTTCTGGGTTACCGGATGGCTGGCGTTTTTCATTTCGCCAGTGGCGGATAACCTCACCACCGCGTTGTTGATGGGCGCCGTCATCATGGCGGTGGGGGGCAGAGATACTCGATTTGTCTCTTTGGCCATGGTCAATGTGGTGGTGGGCGCTAACGCAGGTGGGGCGTTCAGTCCTTTTGGGGACATTACGACGTTGATGGTGTGGGCGTCCAAGAAAGTTCAGTTTGAAGAGTTTTTTGCGCTGTTCATTCCTTCCGTGCTGAATTTTGTAACACCCGCGCTGATCATGAACTTTTTCCTGCCTAATGGCGTTCCTTCCGGACATGGTGGGCTGGTTCCAATCAAGCGAGGAGGCCTACGCATCTGCGCCTTGTTCCTACTCACCATTGCAACGGCGGTCTGCTTTGAGCGCTTTTTCCATCTGCCGCCGTTTCTCGGCATGATGACCGGTATGTCCGTACTCATGTTTTTCGCTTATTTTCTACGTAAAACCGGCACGGTGGAGGATGATATCCAGTTTGATATTTTCCGAAGAGTGGCGCGTGCGGAGTGGGACACGTTACTGTTCTTTTTCGGTGTTATCTTCTGTGTGGGCGGCCTGGCGACGTTGGGCTATCTGCAGATGATGTCCCATGGCATGTACGATAACTGGGGGCCAACGATCGCGAATATTGTGGCGGGAACTATTTCTGCGGTCGTGGATAATATTCCGGTGATGTTCGCGATTATTTCCATGGAGCCGGATATGGATGTCAGCCAATGGCTGTTGATCACGCTTACTGCGGGAGTGGGAGGCAGCCTGCTCTCTATCGGTTCTGCGGCCGGGGTGGCGTTGATGGGGCAGTCAAAAGGCAGCTATACCTTCTTGTCCCATCTGAAATGGTCCTGGGCTATCTTGATCGGCTACGGCGTATCTATCGCCGCGCATCTGGCTATCAATGGAACCTGA
- a CDS encoding alpha/beta hydrolase family protein → MSPSPEILSVSSQDQVHSTLSLYRTEDALAPVVVCMPAMGVRASFYAPLAEALSARGLHCATADLRGHGGSSVRASRRTNFGYYEMIQYDWPAVLDCVRLHLPDSPIWLLGHSLGGQLSALYMAEQPGSVAGLILLASCNVYYKGYAKPLRTLVSTQFLRGVSEVLGYLPGDRIGFAGREARRLIRDWARNARTGDYYPERSPINYERLLEAVTKPVLAISFESDELAPAEAVANLYCKMPSAEVTHWRLTNADFGGACVGHFNWIKHSENLAQRLGGWLNERNALHPESTLTAPQES, encoded by the coding sequence ATGTCCCCGTCCCCTGAAATCTTATCGGTCAGTAGCCAGGACCAAGTACATTCCACGCTGTCTCTCTATCGCACAGAGGATGCATTGGCTCCAGTGGTTGTCTGTATGCCCGCTATGGGCGTGCGAGCCAGCTTCTATGCGCCTTTGGCGGAGGCGCTGTCCGCGCGCGGCCTGCACTGCGCAACGGCGGACCTGCGCGGACATGGCGGCAGCTCAGTGCGCGCATCCCGGCGCACTAATTTCGGTTACTACGAAATGATTCAGTATGACTGGCCGGCAGTGTTGGACTGTGTGAGGCTTCATTTACCGGATTCACCGATCTGGCTGCTTGGCCACAGTCTGGGCGGTCAACTGAGCGCCCTTTACATGGCGGAGCAGCCGGGGTCCGTAGCAGGCCTGATTTTACTGGCTTCCTGTAATGTCTATTACAAAGGTTACGCCAAACCTTTGAGGACTCTCGTCAGCACGCAATTTCTTCGCGGCGTCAGCGAAGTACTGGGTTATTTGCCAGGGGATCGCATTGGTTTCGCAGGGCGGGAGGCGCGTCGCCTTATTCGCGATTGGGCGCGTAATGCTCGCACTGGTGATTATTACCCGGAGCGCAGCCCTATTAATTATGAGCGTCTTTTGGAGGCGGTCACCAAGCCTGTGCTGGCGATTTCATTCGAGTCCGATGAACTGGCTCCGGCTGAAGCCGTAGCGAACTTGTATTGCAAAATGCCTTCAGCGGAGGTAACGCATTGGCGTCTGACGAATGCGGATTTTGGCGGCGCCTGCGTTGGGCACTTCAATTGGATCAAACACTCCGAGAACTTGGCGCAGCGTTTAGGCGGTTGGCTGAATGAGCGTAATGCCTTACACCCTGAGTCGACGTTGACGGCCCCGCAGGAAAGCTAA
- a CDS encoding histidine triad nucleotide-binding protein, translated as MSETIFSKIIKREIPADIIYEDEFCLAFNDINPQAPVHFLVIPKKSIATINDIEEQDRELVGHLYIAAAKIAKEKGFADDGYRVVMNCNESAGQTVFHIHLHVLAGKPLGWPPYTDKLKV; from the coding sequence ATGTCTGAAACGATTTTCAGCAAAATCATCAAACGGGAAATCCCCGCCGATATTATCTACGAGGATGAATTCTGTCTGGCGTTCAACGATATCAACCCCCAGGCGCCGGTGCACTTTCTGGTCATTCCCAAAAAGTCCATCGCCACGATCAACGATATTGAAGAACAAGACCGGGAGTTAGTGGGCCACTTGTACATCGCCGCCGCCAAAATCGCCAAAGAAAAAGGGTTCGCCGACGACGGCTACCGGGTGGTGATGAACTGTAACGAAAGCGCAGGCCAAACCGTTTTCCATATTCACCTCCATGTGCTGGCGGGGAAACCTCTGGGCTGGCCGCCCTATACGGACAAACTCAAAGTCTAG
- a CDS encoding FAD-dependent monooxygenase, translating into MTDKASSQPSDTPDYDVIIVGGGMVGAAIAAALKNTVLRIAVIEREPPVPFNPDETPDLRVSAINFASEKFLTQLGAWERVLQMRAHPYQRLAVWEKLGNPLGERLSSVVNKTEFDSRQVGHTHLGHIVENRVIQLALLRVVEQAENTTLISGRRIRAINFRETFPEVTLDDQSILRGRLIVGADGGSSMVREQAQLGLLSDAYEQHALVISVAIAGEPQDITWQAFRPHGPLAFLPLCAIDGVAYASLVWYDQPAKLKALQQLSQDDFLRALRKEFPRQLPELLHVLGKGSFPLVKRHAQHYVAKGVALAGDAAHTINPLAGQGVNLGFQDAAALAEVIRQAAERGPDIGDLETLRQYERLRRGENLKMMTLMDGFYYAFSNNLAPVKLARNLGLGLAGLLGPAKRKVVAYAMGLNGAEAERPLTRY; encoded by the coding sequence ATGACAGACAAGGCTTCTTCCCAACCCAGCGACACCCCTGACTATGACGTTATTATCGTCGGTGGAGGTATGGTCGGCGCAGCCATCGCCGCGGCGTTAAAGAACACGGTGTTAAGAATCGCGGTTATTGAGAGGGAGCCGCCCGTCCCTTTCAACCCTGACGAGACGCCGGACCTGCGAGTATCCGCCATCAACTTCGCCAGCGAGAAATTCCTGACCCAACTTGGCGCCTGGGAGCGCGTGCTGCAGATGCGCGCCCACCCCTATCAGCGCCTGGCTGTTTGGGAAAAGCTGGGTAATCCCCTTGGCGAGCGGCTTTCGTCAGTGGTGAATAAAACAGAGTTCGATTCTCGTCAGGTCGGCCACACTCATCTCGGTCATATCGTTGAGAACCGGGTCATTCAATTAGCCCTGCTGCGCGTGGTCGAGCAAGCGGAAAACACAACGCTAATCAGCGGGCGACGCATTCGCGCCATCAACTTTCGCGAAACGTTTCCCGAAGTCACGCTGGACGATCAGAGCATACTGCGCGGACGCCTGATCGTCGGCGCAGACGGAGGCTCCTCCATGGTTCGGGAGCAAGCGCAGCTTGGGCTGCTCAGCGACGCCTATGAGCAGCATGCCCTGGTGATCAGCGTAGCCATAGCAGGAGAGCCTCAGGACATTACCTGGCAGGCGTTCCGGCCCCATGGGCCACTGGCGTTTTTGCCTTTGTGCGCCATTGACGGCGTCGCCTACGCCTCACTGGTCTGGTACGACCAGCCCGCCAAGTTAAAGGCTTTACAACAACTCTCTCAAGACGATTTTCTCCGTGCTCTGCGCAAAGAGTTTCCCCGGCAGTTACCGGAGCTGCTCCATGTGCTCGGCAAAGGCTCATTCCCACTGGTGAAACGGCACGCCCAACACTATGTGGCGAAGGGCGTCGCGCTGGCGGGAGACGCAGCGCATACGATAAATCCTCTGGCGGGACAGGGAGTAAACCTGGGTTTTCAGGACGCCGCCGCCCTTGCGGAAGTCATTCGGCAAGCCGCTGAACGTGGCCCGGACATTGGAGACCTTGAGACGCTCCGCCAGTATGAACGATTGCGCCGGGGAGAGAATCTTAAAATGATGACGCTGATGGATGGTTTTTATTACGCCTTCAGCAACAATCTGGCCCCTGTGAAGTTGGCGCGCAACCTTGGTCTTGGCCTCGCTGGCTTGTTGGGACCGGCGAAGCGCAAGGTCGTCGCCTATGCAATGGGACTGAATGGCGCCGAGGCGGAACGTCCGCTGACGCGTTATTAA
- a CDS encoding substrate-binding periplasmic protein, whose translation MPIYKYLTLALAALWLHAGFANAEKPTLVLGGPPWPPYLDEDQPHRGLATEIVESAFHKAGYPVQIKILPWPRLLRAAEFREVDVMIGLWWTLEREEVFVFSSPYYVNVIGFATPTESTFKPSRLSDLTSARIGVRQGARFWSPFDFSTSLNKVTVNTTESALNMTAVGRLDLTVEDVRILQNLINHDERLSESLKILPLPLVHRPLHMGVRRNLDNAEVIVADFNAALAELLQSGWVATIYRRYGIAESPLDILTHTPPSMADE comes from the coding sequence TTGCCGATATATAAATATCTGACGCTAGCGCTGGCGGCGTTATGGCTGCATGCGGGCTTCGCCAACGCGGAGAAACCGACTCTGGTCCTGGGCGGTCCTCCCTGGCCGCCCTACTTGGATGAAGACCAGCCTCACCGCGGCCTGGCCACGGAAATCGTGGAATCCGCCTTCCATAAAGCAGGCTATCCAGTGCAAATTAAGATTTTGCCCTGGCCACGTCTGTTGCGCGCAGCGGAATTCAGAGAAGTCGATGTCATGATTGGGCTTTGGTGGACCCTGGAAAGAGAAGAAGTCTTTGTCTTTTCTTCCCCTTATTATGTCAACGTCATTGGCTTCGCCACACCGACAGAAAGCACATTCAAACCTTCGCGCCTGAGCGATCTTACCAGCGCCCGCATTGGCGTGCGCCAAGGCGCCCGCTTTTGGAGTCCGTTTGATTTCTCTACATCACTGAACAAGGTCACAGTCAACACAACGGAGAGCGCCCTCAACATGACGGCTGTCGGGCGTCTGGATCTGACCGTAGAGGATGTCAGAATTCTACAAAACCTCATCAACCATGATGAAAGGCTTAGCGAAAGCCTGAAAATACTGCCTCTCCCCCTGGTGCATCGCCCCTTGCATATGGGGGTGCGTCGCAACCTGGACAACGCCGAAGTCATCGTCGCCGACTTCAACGCCGCCCTGGCGGAGCTTTTGCAAAGCGGATGGGTGGCGACCATATACCGACGCTACGGCATAGCCGAGAGTCCATTGGATATCCTTACCCATACGCCCCCTTCCATGGCGGACGAATAA
- a CDS encoding aminoacyl-tRNA deacylase has translation MPVQSLKNFLDGHQVRYVSIQHSPAYTAQEIAQSAHICGKMLAKTVIVMMDGKFAMAVMPATSRIRWDRFMRAMGTDFIELADEEDFKDHFAECEVGAIPPFGNLYGMSVYMDEHLRNNEEIAFSAGTHSEILRMSMSAYVELARPLIMNEGFVQPNSPPLQRVRQGRKRAHRHA, from the coding sequence ATGCCTGTACAATCTCTGAAGAACTTCCTCGATGGACACCAAGTCCGGTATGTGTCGATACAGCACTCCCCCGCTTATACCGCCCAGGAGATTGCTCAGTCCGCGCATATCTGCGGGAAGATGCTCGCAAAAACCGTGATTGTCATGATGGACGGCAAGTTCGCGATGGCGGTTATGCCCGCCACATCGCGCATTCGCTGGGACCGCTTCATGCGTGCGATGGGTACGGATTTTATAGAATTGGCGGACGAAGAAGACTTCAAAGACCATTTTGCGGAATGTGAAGTCGGCGCTATCCCTCCTTTCGGCAATCTGTACGGCATGTCCGTCTATATGGACGAGCATCTGCGCAATAATGAAGAAATCGCCTTCAGCGCGGGCACTCACAGTGAGATTCTGCGCATGTCCATGAGCGCGTATGTCGAATTAGCGCGGCCACTGATCATGAATGAAGGGTTCGTTCAGCCTAACAGTCCACCGCTACAACGTGTGCGACAAGGCCGCAAACGCGCCCACAGGCACGCCTGA
- a CDS encoding OmpA family protein, translating to MKAKLLPSILLMSAIASTQPAFADGREEGAYFTGLLGYTFFDHERQIEDDPSLAAGLGYNFTPAISAEVLIGAADLERKHNAGYLDSVFYRVDALYHFNQGEAWRPYLVGGAGNYRFKHDGGGKDEETQYNLGAGIKHAISDSMDVRFDARGVYGDEDETKDAMLNLGFTYMFASAAPAPKDSDRDGVYDDEDACPGTPYGATVDARGCEVIGDADGDGVTDDKDQCPNTKAGARVDATGCPVVGDDDADGVPNEKDQCPNSPAAAKVDSRGCPLDTDRDGITDGLDACPDTPYGAKVDNRGCRIQLSETVTITLNVTFPTNSAAITDEFVSEVEKLAEFMRQYPDTKAVVEGHTDDRGQDAYNQKLSEKRASAVRQMVVERFGIAGERISSVGYGETRPIGDNNTADGRSANRRVVGVVEATVKTNQ from the coding sequence ATGAAAGCAAAACTACTCCCATCCATTTTACTGATGAGCGCTATTGCTTCCACGCAGCCGGCGTTCGCCGACGGTCGCGAAGAAGGCGCTTATTTCACCGGCCTGCTCGGCTATACCTTTTTCGACCATGAGCGCCAAATCGAAGACGATCCCAGTTTAGCCGCAGGTTTGGGATACAACTTCACCCCTGCCATTTCCGCAGAAGTCCTGATTGGAGCCGCGGACCTGGAACGCAAGCATAACGCCGGCTACCTCGATAGCGTGTTCTATCGCGTGGATGCGCTCTACCACTTCAACCAGGGCGAAGCTTGGCGTCCATATCTAGTCGGCGGCGCAGGCAATTATAGATTCAAACACGATGGCGGCGGCAAAGACGAGGAAACCCAGTACAATCTGGGCGCCGGCATCAAGCATGCTATCAGCGACTCCATGGACGTGCGCTTTGACGCCCGCGGCGTATATGGCGATGAAGACGAAACGAAAGACGCCATGTTGAACCTGGGTTTCACCTACATGTTCGCCTCCGCCGCGCCAGCGCCTAAAGATAGCGACCGCGACGGCGTATACGACGATGAGGACGCTTGTCCTGGAACGCCTTACGGCGCCACAGTCGATGCTCGCGGATGTGAGGTGATCGGCGACGCGGACGGCGACGGCGTGACTGATGACAAGGATCAGTGCCCCAACACCAAAGCCGGTGCGCGCGTAGACGCTACGGGCTGCCCAGTTGTCGGCGATGATGACGCAGACGGCGTGCCGAATGAAAAAGACCAGTGCCCGAACTCTCCAGCTGCCGCTAAAGTCGACAGCAGAGGCTGCCCGCTGGATACCGACCGCGACGGCATCACTGACGGCCTGGACGCATGCCCAGACACGCCTTATGGCGCCAAAGTGGATAACCGCGGCTGCCGCATCCAGCTGAGCGAAACAGTCACCATTACATTGAACGTGACGTTCCCGACCAACTCAGCCGCAATTACAGATGAGTTCGTATCTGAAGTGGAAAAACTGGCGGAGTTCATGCGTCAGTATCCAGACACTAAAGCCGTTGTGGAAGGTCACACTGACGACCGTGGCCAAGACGCCTACAACCAGAAGCTGTCCGAGAAGCGCGCCAGCGCTGTGCGTCAGATGGTGGTGGAGCGCTTCGGCATCGCTGGCGAGAGAATCTCCAGCGTTGGCTATGGCGAAACCCGTCCAATCGGCGACAACAATACAGCGGATGGCCGCAGCGCCAACCGTCGCGTTGTCGGCGTCGTGGAAGCGACCGTTAAAACCAATCAATAA
- a CDS encoding mechanosensitive ion channel family protein, producing MENLDQYLDKGVELVMEYAPQLLLAIITLIVGMWLIGKALKFTDDRLQKKFDPTLTKFVHSLASVALKAMLLVSVAQMVGIETTSFIAVLGAAGLAIGLALQGNLSNFASGIMILVFKPFKVGDVIDGAGYIGTVREIQIFTTILMTPDNRRVIIPNSNLANNPLINIAAEATRRVDMVFGISYGDDIDKAKNIIKSMLEADSRVLKDPAPVIAVLALADSSVNLAVRPWVATADYWPLYFDMHENVKKRFDEEGVTIPFPQRDVHIYQETQ from the coding sequence ATGGAGAACCTAGATCAGTATTTAGATAAGGGCGTCGAATTGGTGATGGAGTACGCGCCGCAACTGTTGCTCGCCATTATTACTCTTATTGTAGGTATGTGGCTGATCGGCAAGGCGCTCAAGTTCACTGACGATCGCCTGCAGAAGAAGTTTGATCCAACACTCACCAAGTTTGTTCACAGCCTTGCATCAGTTGCCCTCAAGGCGATGTTGCTGGTCAGCGTGGCGCAAATGGTGGGCATTGAAACGACTTCCTTTATCGCTGTTTTAGGCGCCGCCGGTCTGGCTATAGGCCTGGCTCTACAGGGCAACCTGTCGAACTTCGCCAGCGGCATTATGATCCTGGTGTTCAAGCCTTTTAAGGTTGGCGATGTGATAGATGGAGCTGGCTATATCGGTACGGTCAGGGAAATCCAGATCTTCACGACGATTTTGATGACCCCGGACAATCGCCGGGTCATTATTCCCAACTCCAACCTGGCCAATAACCCCTTGATCAACATTGCAGCGGAAGCAACCAGACGTGTGGACATGGTTTTCGGCATCAGCTACGGCGACGACATCGACAAGGCGAAAAATATAATTAAATCAATGCTTGAAGCCGACTCCCGCGTATTGAAAGACCCAGCTCCCGTTATCGCCGTATTGGCGCTGGCGGACAGCTCCGTCAATTTAGCTGTGCGTCCCTGGGTCGCCACTGCGGACTATTGGCCGCTGTATTTCGATATGCATGAGAATGTGAAAAAACGCTTCGACGAAGAAGGCGTCACCATTCCGTTCCCACAAAGGGATGTCCACATTTATCAAGAAACTCAATAA